A genome region from Pristis pectinata isolate sPriPec2 chromosome 4, sPriPec2.1.pri, whole genome shotgun sequence includes the following:
- the LOC127569600 gene encoding potassium-transporting ATPase subunit beta-like: MATFSEKKTCGQRMEEFKHFVWNPETKELMGRTPKNWVFISLYYAAFYVVMCALFALSLFVLLYTTDPYIPTYQDRLKAPGVTIQPQPRDLKIIFNISNPKSWHYYVKDLQQFLLAYNESVQEKLNRNCTSGNYTFQGGHGPNSKFSCQFTRNMLKNCSGLEDPTFGYKTGQPCILIRMNRIINYLPGEGTVPNVTCAVLHAYPESIGNVVFYPDNGTFDLSYFPYYGKQPQPNYTNPLVAVKFLTLKRNREFEIQCTINAPGMISNNPYEKFEGRVIFTLDIKK, encoded by the exons ATGGCTACCTTCAGCGAGAAGAAGACTTGCGGCCAGCGTATGGAAGAGTTCAAGCACTTTGTTTGGAATCCAGAAACCAAGGAATTAATGGGGAGGACACCTAAAAATTGGG TTTTCATCAGCCTGTATTATGCAGCCTTCTACGTTGTGATGTGTGCACTGTTTGCTCTGTCCCTGTTTGTGTTGTTGTACACAACAGACCCATACATACCGACTTATCAAGACAGGCTCAAAGCACCAG GTGTGACGATACAACCGCAACCAAGAGATCTGAAGATCATCTTTAATATCTCAAATCCAAAGTCCTGGCACTATTACGTCAAAGACCTTCAGCAGTTCCTCCTAG CTTATAATGAGTCAGTCCAGGAAAAACTCAACCGCAACTGCACCAGTGGTAACTATACCTTCCAAGGAGGGCATGGTCCTAATTCAAAGTTTTCCTGCCAATTCACTCGAAACATGCTGAAGAACTGCTCTGGACTAGAAGATCCCACTTTCGGATATAAGACCGGTCAACCCTGCATCTTAATCCGAATGAACAGG ATTATCAATTACTTGCCTGGAGAAGGAACTGTCCCAAACGTAACTTGTGCTGTTCTG CATGCCTACCCAGAGAGTATTGGAAACGTAGTGTTTTACCCTGACAACGGCACCTTTGACCTGTCTTATTTCCCTTACTACGGCAAGCAGCCACAG CCAAATTACACCAATCCGCTGGTGGCAGTAAAATTCCTGACTCTGAAAAGGAACAGAGAGTTTGAAATTCAGTGTACGATTAACGCACCAGGAATGATCAGTAACAACCCCTATGAAAAATTCGAAGGACGAGTGATCTTCACACTGGATATCAAAAAATGA
- the gdf3 gene encoding protein DVR-1 isoform X2 codes for MGDPMPGLGSSPWHHVQKQLYFNLSVLEEMEELTLAQLELSLLGDPYPLPGAATVCTLSIWKLGELPNSRQELITSQSFQSVHGSLYFNLTQISRAWRHQPSNQGAILEIGSASIEGHKVPNPACVHIAQYLRISLLVVTLNREKCKASRRKRSSFQLPLAFSRVCKRRRLHIQFKDVGWQHWIIAPQGYMANYCHGECPYPLSESLNGTNHAILQTLVHSTDPGHTPQPCCVPIKLSPISMLYYDNNENVVLRHYDDMVVDECGCR; via the exons ATGG GTGACCCAATGCCTGGGCTGGGATCATCCCCCTGGCATCATGTGCAGAAGCAGCTCTACTTCAACCTGTCGGTGCTTGAAGAAATGGAAGAGCTGACGCTGGCCCAGCTGGAACTCTCCCTCCTTGGGGACCCCTACCCACTCCCTGGTGCAGCGACAGTCTGCACCTTGTCTATCTGGAAGTTGGGAGAATTGCCCAACTCTAGACAAGAACTCATTACCTCGCAGTCTTTCCAATCTGTGCATGGCTCCCTCTACTTCAACCTCACTCAGATCTCTAGGGCATGGAGACACCAGCCCAGCAACCAGGGGGCAATTCTGGAGATAGGCAGCGCCTCGATTGAGGGTCACAAGGTTCCTAACCCAGCGTGCGTCCACATTGCCCAGTATCTGCGCATCTCCCTGTTGGTGGTGACCCTGAACCGGGAGAAATGCAAAGCATCCAGAAGGAAGAGGAGCTCCTTTCAGCTGCCACTCGCGTTCAGCCGGGTCTGCAAACGTAGGAGGCTCCATATCCAGTTCAAGGATGTGGGTTGGCAACATTGGATCATTGCTCCTCAGGGGTACATGGCCAACTATTGCCACGGGGAGTGTCCTTACCCACTGAGTGAGAGCCTGAATGGTACCAACCACGCCATTCTACAAACACTGGTGCATTCCACTGACCCTGGACACACTCCCCAACCCTGCTGTGTCCCCATTAAGCTCTCCCCCATTTCCATGCTCTACTATGACAACAATGAGAATGTAGTTTTGCGACATTATGATGATATGGTGGTGGATGAGTGTGGTTGTAGGTGA
- the gdf3 gene encoding protein DVR-1 isoform X1 — protein MFQRRSRSLGQGDPGDNMCRMDELGVDGDTLRHLPNLGDPMPGLGSSPWHHVQKQLYFNLSVLEEMEELTLAQLELSLLGDPYPLPGAATVCTLSIWKLGELPNSRQELITSQSFQSVHGSLYFNLTQISRAWRHQPSNQGAILEIGSASIEGHKVPNPACVHIAQYLRISLLVVTLNREKCKASRRKRSSFQLPLAFSRVCKRRRLHIQFKDVGWQHWIIAPQGYMANYCHGECPYPLSESLNGTNHAILQTLVHSTDPGHTPQPCCVPIKLSPISMLYYDNNENVVLRHYDDMVVDECGCR, from the exons ATGTTCCAGAGGAGATCCAGATCTCTCGGCCAGGGTGATCCTGGAGACAATATGTGCAGAATGGATGAGCTGGGGGTGGATGGTGATACCCTCCGTCACCTTCCAAATCTGG GTGACCCAATGCCTGGGCTGGGATCATCCCCCTGGCATCATGTGCAGAAGCAGCTCTACTTCAACCTGTCGGTGCTTGAAGAAATGGAAGAGCTGACGCTGGCCCAGCTGGAACTCTCCCTCCTTGGGGACCCCTACCCACTCCCTGGTGCAGCGACAGTCTGCACCTTGTCTATCTGGAAGTTGGGAGAATTGCCCAACTCTAGACAAGAACTCATTACCTCGCAGTCTTTCCAATCTGTGCATGGCTCCCTCTACTTCAACCTCACTCAGATCTCTAGGGCATGGAGACACCAGCCCAGCAACCAGGGGGCAATTCTGGAGATAGGCAGCGCCTCGATTGAGGGTCACAAGGTTCCTAACCCAGCGTGCGTCCACATTGCCCAGTATCTGCGCATCTCCCTGTTGGTGGTGACCCTGAACCGGGAGAAATGCAAAGCATCCAGAAGGAAGAGGAGCTCCTTTCAGCTGCCACTCGCGTTCAGCCGGGTCTGCAAACGTAGGAGGCTCCATATCCAGTTCAAGGATGTGGGTTGGCAACATTGGATCATTGCTCCTCAGGGGTACATGGCCAACTATTGCCACGGGGAGTGTCCTTACCCACTGAGTGAGAGCCTGAATGGTACCAACCACGCCATTCTACAAACACTGGTGCATTCCACTGACCCTGGACACACTCCCCAACCCTGCTGTGTCCCCATTAAGCTCTCCCCCATTTCCATGCTCTACTATGACAACAATGAGAATGTAGTTTTGCGACATTATGATGATATGGTGGTGGATGAGTGTGGTTGTAGGTGA